The following proteins are co-located in the Paracoccaceae bacterium Fryx2 genome:
- a CDS encoding Fe(3+) ABC transporter substrate-binding protein: MRPLPFLAAALCAFVAGPPAAFAQGEINIYSSRHYDNDDKLYDQFTAATGITVNRIEGNADEITERLTAEGANSPADVLLMVDAGRMFRADQAGLLQPVTSAVLEERIPAELRHPEGHWFGFATRARVFFYDKEKVATPPQTYADLAKPEYKGMICMRSASNIYSLSLMASIIAHEGEEAATAWGAGLLANLAREPEGGDTDQLRAIASGQCAIAVSNTYYFARALAETVYGLTPADGAERIGWVFPNQADRGTHINISGGAIAANAPNRDNAVAFLEYLASDEAQQFFAAINYEHPAVPNAAVDAVVQGMGTFKADTLNLAALGEHQARAQEIYNELGWK, translated from the coding sequence ATGCGTCCACTACCCTTTCTTGCGGCGGCGCTGTGCGCCTTTGTGGCCGGGCCACCGGCAGCGTTCGCGCAAGGCGAAATCAACATCTACTCTTCGCGCCACTACGACAACGATGACAAACTTTATGACCAGTTCACCGCCGCAACCGGCATCACCGTGAACCGGATCGAAGGCAATGCCGACGAGATTACCGAGCGCCTGACTGCCGAGGGTGCCAACAGTCCGGCCGATGTTCTGCTGATGGTGGATGCTGGCCGGATGTTCCGCGCCGATCAGGCGGGGCTGTTGCAGCCGGTCACCTCGGCCGTGCTTGAAGAGCGCATTCCGGCGGAACTGCGTCATCCGGAGGGTCACTGGTTCGGCTTTGCGACCCGCGCGCGGGTTTTCTTTTACGACAAGGAAAAGGTTGCCACCCCGCCGCAGACCTATGCCGATCTGGCAAAGCCCGAATACAAGGGCATGATCTGCATGCGGTCAGCCAGCAACATCTATTCGCTGTCGCTGATGGCCTCGATCATTGCACATGAAGGCGAAGAGGCCGCCACGGCCTGGGGCGCCGGGTTGCTGGCAAACCTTGCGCGCGAACCCGAAGGCGGCGACACCGATCAGTTGCGGGCTATTGCTTCGGGACAATGTGCCATTGCTGTGTCCAATACCTATTACTTTGCCCGCGCGCTCGCCGAAACTGTCTATGGATTGACTCCGGCGGATGGTGCCGAGCGGATTGGTTGGGTGTTCCCGAACCAGGCGGACCGTGGCACGCATATCAACATTTCGGGTGGTGCGATTGCAGCAAACGCGCCCAACCGTGACAATGCGGTTGCCTTCCTCGAATACCTTGCATCGGACGAGGCGCAGCAGTTCTTTGCCGCGATCAACTATGAGCATCCCGCCGTGCCGAATGCTGCCGTCGATGCAGTGGTGCAGGGCATGGGTACCTTCAAGGCTGACACGCTGAACCTTGCGGCCTTGGGCGAACATCAGGCCCGCGCGCAGGAAATCTACAATGAGCTTGGCTGGAAGTAA
- a CDS encoding DUF1513 domain-containing protein — protein sequence MVVAEQFGLGKDGAQAFRVPLPARGHAGAGHPFRAEAVAFARRPGTYALVIDCATGAVCARLAPPEGRQFNGHGVFSTDGAILFTAEQDRDSSLGVIGIWHVDAGYLRSGEIASHGIGPHDLRLMPDGRTLVVANGGIATDPTDRTKLNLDTMRPNLSYLALDGTLLEQVELDVALRPNSIRHLAIRADGLVAFAMQWEGGAGAAPPLLALHRRGEVPLLLVAPFADELAMQGYAGSIAFSGNGEEVAITSPRGGRLHRFSASGKFIGSVSRTDVCGLAAHEDGFLASDGLGGLITIAEGQPRRLASTSCAWDNHIVSLAD from the coding sequence ATGGTTGTCGCTGAACAGTTCGGCCTGGGCAAAGATGGCGCGCAGGCGTTTCGCGTGCCGCTGCCAGCCCGGGGCCACGCGGGCGCAGGACACCCCTTTCGTGCCGAGGCTGTGGCATTTGCGCGTCGTCCTGGCACCTACGCACTGGTCATCGATTGCGCGACGGGCGCGGTGTGCGCACGGCTTGCACCCCCCGAGGGGCGGCAGTTCAACGGCCACGGGGTGTTTTCGACGGACGGCGCGATCCTCTTCACCGCCGAGCAAGACCGCGACAGCAGCCTGGGCGTGATTGGCATCTGGCATGTGGACGCAGGCTATCTGCGGAGTGGCGAAATCGCCAGTCACGGGATCGGCCCGCATGACCTGCGCCTGATGCCTGATGGTCGGACGCTGGTGGTGGCCAATGGCGGCATTGCCACGGATCCGACCGACCGCACGAAGCTGAACCTCGACACAATGCGCCCGAACCTTTCCTATCTTGCCCTCGATGGCACACTGCTGGAACAGGTGGAGCTTGATGTTGCACTTAGGCCGAACTCCATTCGCCACCTCGCGATCCGTGCTGACGGACTGGTCGCATTCGCGATGCAATGGGAAGGCGGGGCAGGTGCTGCGCCGCCGCTTCTGGCGCTGCATCGTCGGGGTGAGGTGCCGTTGCTCCTTGTCGCGCCTTTTGCCGACGAGTTGGCGATGCAAGGTTATGCCGGCAGCATCGCTTTCAGCGGCAACGGTGAAGAGGTTGCCATCACCTCTCCGCGCGGCGGCCGGCTCCACCGCTTTTCGGCTTCGGGTAAGTTTATCGGCTCGGTTTCGCGCACCGATGTTTGTGGGCTCGCAGCACACGAGGACGGATTTTTGGCGAGTGACGGGCTTGGGGGATTGATCACTATTGCCGAGGGTCAGCCACGCCGCCTCGCCAGCACAAGCTGCGCTTGGGACAATCACATCGTTTCACTGGCAGATTAA
- the istA gene encoding IS21 family transposase: MAYKPINDQQLRLYMSDLRYHSQRTSAARAGFSERTARRFDANPTLPSNRKIVHGRTVADPLEGFWEGDILPLLERDSALQAVTLLRHLQGLHPLAFPDDRIRRTLERRVRQWRALNGPERDIIFRQTPEPGRMAQSDFTHAEELEVTIAGQLFPHLLYHFVMVYSRWEHVGVVLGGESFTALAENLQQALWSLGGAPQEHRTDSLSAAFRNLTADQRQDITTRYNAFVGHYGMEASRNNRGEAHENGAVESQNRHLKKAIEQALILRGSRDFASIEDYRRFIDILVARRNRQRAAATQVERAHLKPLPRRRTTDFTETVVPVTRTSGFLVKSIFYSAPSQLIGQRLRVHLYDDRLEAFLGSTLVVSHTRARGRGDGHRVHVINYHHVIHALRRKPQALWSSIYRDSLFPRTEYAEAWKVLQRDLPRRDACRRMVDLLFIAHDRACEAELAHLLAAELDAGRVPDPGPLASCLNPRQTALPRDVAVAHPSLDSFDALLGACA; encoded by the coding sequence TTGGCCTACAAACCCATCAACGACCAGCAATTGAGATTATACATGTCCGACCTCCGATATCACAGTCAGCGCACGTCGGCCGCCCGCGCCGGGTTCAGTGAGCGCACGGCCCGACGGTTCGATGCCAATCCGACGCTGCCCTCGAACCGCAAGATCGTTCACGGGCGCACGGTGGCCGATCCCCTCGAAGGCTTTTGGGAGGGCGACATCCTTCCCTTGCTGGAGAGGGACAGCGCCTTGCAGGCCGTCACCCTGCTGCGCCACCTTCAGGGCCTGCATCCGCTGGCCTTCCCCGATGACCGGATCCGGCGCACCCTGGAACGGCGGGTGCGGCAGTGGCGGGCGTTGAACGGGCCCGAGCGCGACATCATCTTCCGCCAGACGCCGGAGCCGGGCCGCATGGCCCAGTCCGACTTCACTCATGCCGAGGAGCTGGAGGTGACGATCGCGGGCCAGCTATTCCCGCATCTGCTCTACCACTTCGTCATGGTCTACAGCCGGTGGGAGCATGTCGGGGTGGTCCTGGGCGGGGAGAGCTTCACGGCCCTGGCCGAGAACCTGCAGCAGGCGCTCTGGTCGCTCGGCGGGGCACCACAGGAGCATCGCACCGACAGCCTCTCGGCCGCTTTCCGCAACCTGACGGCTGACCAGCGCCAGGATATCACCACGCGCTACAATGCCTTCGTCGGCCATTACGGCATGGAGGCCAGTCGCAACAACCGCGGGGAAGCTCATGAGAACGGCGCGGTGGAATCCCAGAACCGGCACCTGAAGAAGGCCATCGAACAGGCGCTGATCCTGCGCGGCAGCCGCGACTTCGCCAGCATTGAGGACTACCGCCGCTTCATCGACATTCTGGTGGCACGGCGCAACCGGCAGCGGGCGGCGGCCACGCAGGTGGAACGGGCGCATCTGAAGCCCCTGCCGCGCCGGCGCACCACCGACTTTACAGAGACCGTGGTTCCGGTCACCCGCACCAGCGGCTTTCTGGTCAAGAGCATCTTCTACAGCGCCCCGTCGCAGCTGATCGGGCAGCGCTTGCGGGTCCACCTTTACGACGATCGCCTTGAGGCCTTTCTCGGCAGCACCCTGGTCGTCAGCCATACAAGGGCGCGAGGTCGCGGCGATGGCCATCGCGTGCATGTCATCAACTACCATCACGTCATCCATGCGCTGCGGCGCAAACCGCAAGCCCTGTGGAGTTCGATCTACCGCGACAGCCTGTTCCCGCGAACCGAATACGCTGAGGCCTGGAAGGTGCTGCAGCGCGATCTGCCCCGCCGCGACGCCTGCCGCCGCATGGTCGACCTGCTGTTCATCGCCCACGACCGGGCCTGCGAGGCGGAACTGGCACATCTGCTGGCAGCAGAATTGGACGCGGGCCGGGTGCCCGATCCCGGACCTCTGGCATCCTGCCTGAACCCGCGGCAAACGGCGCTGCCGAGAGATGTTGCCGTCGCCCATCCCTCGCTCGACAGCTTCGATGCCCTTCTGGGAGCCTGCGCATGA
- the istB gene encoding IS21-like element helper ATPase IstB: MTSREIDIHTLPGMLTALRLPSFHKLWADIATRADTEGWPAARFLAVLAEYELAERDMRRIQRHMNEAQLPAGKTLATFDFKALPTLPRARIEALAVGDWLEGGGNLIAIGNSGTGKTHILCAIGHALIERGHRVFYTRTSDLVQRLQAARRDLVLEAALAKLDKFDLIILDDITYAHKDQAETGVLFELIARRYECRSIAIAANQPFSGWDQIFPDKAMTVAAIDRLVHHAAILEMNAESFRQRAAASNKEALSRPPTTTIADNKDKGEG; this comes from the coding sequence ATGACCTCCCGCGAGATCGACATCCACACGCTGCCAGGCATGCTGACCGCGCTGCGCCTGCCCAGCTTCCACAAGCTTTGGGCCGACATCGCCACCCGTGCCGACACCGAAGGCTGGCCCGCTGCCCGCTTTCTGGCTGTCCTCGCGGAATACGAACTGGCCGAGCGCGACATGCGCCGCATTCAGCGCCACATGAACGAGGCACAGCTACCGGCTGGCAAGACGCTGGCGACCTTCGACTTCAAGGCGCTGCCAACCCTGCCGCGCGCCCGGATCGAGGCCTTGGCGGTCGGCGACTGGCTGGAGGGTGGCGGCAACCTGATCGCCATCGGCAATTCCGGCACGGGCAAAACGCACATTCTCTGCGCGATAGGCCATGCCCTGATCGAGCGGGGACACCGCGTGTTCTATACCCGCACCAGCGATCTGGTGCAGCGACTTCAGGCCGCCCGCCGCGATCTGGTGCTCGAAGCCGCGCTCGCCAAGCTCGACAAGTTCGACCTGATCATCCTCGACGACATCACCTACGCCCACAAGGATCAGGCCGAGACAGGCGTGCTCTTCGAGCTGATCGCCCGGCGCTACGAATGCCGCAGCATCGCCATCGCCGCCAACCAGCCCTTCAGCGGCTGGGACCAGATCTTCCCGGACAAGGCGATGACCGTCGCCGCCATCGACCGGCTGGTTCATCACGCAGCGATCCTGGAGATGAATGCCGAAAGCTTCCGCCAGCGCGCGGCCGCCTCCAACAAAGAGGCGCTGAGCAGACCGCCAACGACAACCATCGCCGACAACAAGGACAAAGGAGAAGGCTGA
- a CDS encoding imelysin family protein: MTAHDPVKSMPTIKRNTQMTSDSRLARPMGTFERPRPRLAEAWRSGRSLRNVVLAAEAAHAFAHSLADGALPRTDAALEDVLAAAARITDPGFQDVGDPQARLRIEVLQQSVRAMHSAIEVEIGAALDIVPGFNSLDGD; encoded by the coding sequence ATGACTGCCCATGATCCCGTGAAATCGATGCCCACCATCAAGCGAAACACGCAGATGACGTCGGATAGCAGGCTCGCCCGTCCGATGGGCACGTTCGAGCGCCCGCGCCCGCGTCTGGCCGAAGCCTGGCGATCGGGTCGGTCCTTGCGAAACGTCGTCTTGGCGGCCGAGGCAGCGCATGCCTTCGCCCATTCCCTTGCCGATGGTGCCTTGCCACGCACGGACGCGGCTCTGGAAGACGTCCTTGCGGCGGCCGCGCGTATCACCGACCCGGGTTTTCAGGACGTGGGAGATCCTCAGGCAAGGCTGCGGATCGAAGTGCTGCAGCAGTCAGTTCGGGCGATGCACTCGGCAATAGAGGTCGAGATCGGGGCTGCCCTCGACATCGTGCCGGGGTTCAATTCCCTTGATGGAGATTGA
- the istA gene encoding IS21 family transposase, whose amino-acid sequence MPTGRLNMRRIRDVLRLKLGQGLSERSIAASLGLSKGSVGSYTQRARHAGLTWPLPEGIDDDSLELLLFPAPPTVPDAERLVPDWAEIDRELRRPGVTRMLLWEEYRAAHPGGFAYTWFCTHYEAWKGRVRPTMRQTHVGGEKVFVDFAGDTIDVIDPTTGEARAMKLFVAAMGASNHTYAEAVASEGLEDWILAHIRMFAFLGGVPKAVVPDNLKSAVIKADRFDPGLNRTYAEMAAHYGTAVLPARPRKPRDKAKVEVAVQVAQRWILARLRNHRFFSLAELNVAIRRLLDELNMRVMRGYGASRADLFATLDRPNLQPLPPEPYVFARWKRARVAPDYHVEVDSSWYSVPFALIKQEVDVRTSGQTVEIFHRGQRVASHVRTPGRRSHVTVADHMPSAHRRFAEWTPARMLAQATKTGPAVAAFCEMVMADRPHPEQGFRTCLGVLALVKTYGPERVDAACQRGVTIRARTVTSIRSILKTGLDRAFLEGSEEVAPLQHANIRGGSYYH is encoded by the coding sequence ATGCCGACAGGACGATTGAACATGCGCCGGATACGAGATGTTTTGCGATTGAAGCTTGGGCAAGGCCTGAGCGAGCGGTCCATTGCCGCTTCCCTCGGTCTGAGCAAGGGGAGCGTCGGAAGCTACACCCAACGGGCGCGTCATGCCGGGCTCACGTGGCCCTTGCCGGAGGGGATCGATGACGACAGCCTTGAACTTCTTTTGTTTCCAGCCCCGCCCACGGTGCCGGACGCGGAGCGGCTTGTGCCCGACTGGGCGGAGATTGACCGCGAGTTGCGCCGCCCTGGGGTGACGCGGATGCTGCTCTGGGAAGAATACCGTGCCGCGCACCCCGGGGGTTTTGCCTATACTTGGTTTTGCACGCATTACGAGGCTTGGAAGGGTCGGGTGCGCCCGACGATGCGCCAGACACATGTGGGCGGCGAGAAGGTGTTCGTTGACTTTGCCGGCGACACCATCGACGTGATCGACCCCACGACCGGCGAAGCGCGGGCCATGAAGCTGTTCGTGGCGGCAATGGGGGCATCGAATCACACCTATGCCGAGGCGGTGGCATCGGAGGGGTTGGAAGATTGGATCCTCGCGCATATCCGGATGTTCGCCTTTCTGGGCGGCGTGCCAAAGGCGGTGGTTCCGGACAATCTGAAGTCCGCCGTGATCAAGGCAGACCGGTTTGATCCGGGGCTGAACCGGACCTATGCCGAGATGGCGGCGCATTATGGCACCGCCGTTCTGCCCGCCCGGCCGCGCAAACCCCGGGACAAGGCGAAGGTGGAAGTGGCTGTCCAAGTGGCACAACGCTGGATTCTGGCGCGGCTGCGGAACCACCGGTTCTTCTCATTGGCCGAGTTGAACGTGGCGATCCGGCGGCTGCTGGACGAGTTGAACATGCGCGTGATGCGCGGCTATGGCGCCAGCCGCGCCGATCTGTTTGCCACTTTGGATCGGCCCAATCTTCAGCCCCTACCGCCCGAACCTTATGTCTTCGCCCGCTGGAAGCGCGCCCGCGTGGCACCCGACTATCACGTTGAGGTCGACAGCTCATGGTATTCCGTGCCCTTCGCGCTGATCAAACAAGAGGTCGATGTTCGCACAAGCGGCCAGACGGTCGAGATATTCCATCGTGGTCAGAGGGTTGCGAGCCACGTGCGCACCCCGGGGCGGCGCAGCCATGTCACCGTGGCCGACCATATGCCATCGGCCCATCGTCGCTTTGCCGAATGGACCCCGGCCAGAATGCTGGCGCAGGCAACCAAGACCGGCCCCGCCGTCGCCGCCTTTTGCGAGATGGTGATGGCTGACCGCCCCCATCCTGAACAGGGGTTCCGCACCTGCCTGGGTGTGCTGGCCTTGGTCAAAACCTATGGGCCGGAGCGCGTTGATGCGGCCTGCCAGCGGGGTGTGACCATCCGGGCCCGCACCGTCACCTCCATTCGTTCGATCCTCAAGACCGGCCTCGATCGCGCCTTCCTGGAAGGCTCCGAAGAGGTCGCCCCCCTCCAGCACGCCAACATTCGTGGCGGCAGCTATTACCATTGA
- the istB gene encoding IS21-like element helper ATPase IstB: MLTHPTHDRLLALGLTGIASALEEQRRSTAFDALSFEERLGLLVDREAAERDTKKLASRLKFAALRQDASVEDLDLRSPRGLDRSVMAHLADGGWIARHENLLITGPTGLGKSWIACALGHKACRDGRPVLYQRAPRMFEALALARGDGRHERILKTIARMDVLIIDDWGLAVLTAPERRDLLEILEDRHGRASTIVTSQLPVDQWHEAIGDPTLADAILDRLVHNAHRLTLSGESLRRRSAVTKKLDQIVQA, from the coding sequence ATGCTGACCCATCCCACCCACGACCGACTGTTGGCGCTCGGCCTGACCGGCATTGCATCGGCGCTCGAAGAACAACGCAGGTCAACCGCCTTCGACGCCCTCTCGTTCGAAGAGCGTCTCGGCCTGCTGGTCGACCGCGAGGCTGCAGAGCGCGACACCAAGAAACTGGCCTCCCGGCTCAAGTTTGCGGCTCTGCGCCAAGATGCCAGCGTCGAGGATCTGGACCTGCGCAGCCCACGTGGTCTTGACCGCAGTGTCATGGCGCATCTTGCCGATGGCGGCTGGATCGCCCGGCACGAGAACCTGCTGATAACCGGGCCGACCGGTTTGGGCAAAAGCTGGATCGCCTGCGCCCTTGGCCACAAGGCGTGCCGGGATGGGCGGCCCGTCCTCTATCAACGTGCGCCGCGCATGTTCGAGGCCCTTGCTCTGGCCCGTGGCGATGGCCGCCATGAACGCATCCTCAAAACCATCGCCCGCATGGATGTGCTGATCATTGACGATTGGGGCCTCGCCGTCCTCACCGCCCCGGAGCGCCGTGACCTGCTGGAAATCCTCGAAGACCGCCACGGCCGCGCTTCCACCATCGTCACAAGCCAACTCCCCGTTGACCAGTGGCACGAAGCCATCGGCGACCCAACGCTCGCAGATGCCATCCTCGACCGCCTCGTTCACAACGCACACCGCCTCACCCTCTCAGGTGAAAGCCTGCGCAGGCGCTCCGCCGTCACAAAAAAGCTTGACCAAATCGTTCAAGCCTGA
- a CDS encoding imelysin family protein, producing the protein MKRVLLPAMITLCAATAVSADVNEVVSAQILPGFARFADAAMLLEAAARSDCRPAQVRPAFQTAFDAWTQVADMRIGPSETAALSIAFWPDDRGFTQRALSALTANEDPIARDPVAFADISIAARGLFALEMLLYDPAFSEYGLQDYTCELVRTAAADLSRQATDLERAWSDGFARTLITAGAADNATYLSGDEATGVLYTQILAGLQMMRISRRMGADFARSWARVSRHSGQSFHGIVGRLADAFMESGLNDLVKLFCDGGAPAQAFT; encoded by the coding sequence ATGAAACGCGTCCTGCTTCCCGCGATGATCACGCTTTGTGCGGCGACGGCAGTTTCGGCCGATGTGAATGAGGTCGTCTCGGCGCAGATTCTGCCGGGTTTCGCACGGTTCGCCGACGCAGCGATGCTGCTGGAAGCCGCTGCGCGATCCGATTGTCGTCCGGCGCAGGTACGGCCTGCATTTCAGACCGCGTTCGATGCCTGGACGCAAGTTGCAGACATGCGGATTGGACCGTCCGAAACTGCAGCGCTGTCGATAGCGTTCTGGCCCGATGATCGCGGTTTCACGCAGCGCGCACTCTCGGCACTTACAGCCAATGAGGATCCCATCGCGCGTGATCCAGTGGCCTTTGCAGATATCTCGATCGCGGCCCGCGGCCTGTTCGCACTGGAAATGCTGCTCTATGACCCGGCTTTTTCAGAGTATGGTCTTCAGGATTACACCTGCGAACTTGTCCGGACAGCTGCCGCCGATCTTTCGCGTCAGGCCACCGATCTTGAACGCGCATGGTCGGATGGCTTTGCGCGGACCTTGATCACTGCCGGAGCGGCCGATAACGCGACCTATCTGTCCGGTGACGAGGCAACAGGCGTGCTTTATACCCAGATTCTTGCCGGATTGCAGATGATGCGGATTTCGCGGAGAATGGGCGCTGATTTCGCGCGATCGTGGGCACGCGTTTCGCGCCATTCTGGGCAGTCATTTCACGGGATCGTGGGCAGGCTGGCCGACGCTTTCATGGAGTCAGGCTTGAACGATTTGGTCAAGCTTTTTTGTGACGGCGGAGCGCCTGCGCAGGCTTTCACCTGA
- a CDS encoding di-heme oxidoredictase family protein, with protein sequence MPNSTPCQWIRPNSRVVLLALSLAGVTPWIAVAQDLGDPHLTVIPRTPEEAARIAAVTSLPLDFSVTGAFEALPGGAATVRARTTPDAFSDPSGNISFERELDFRVGNGLFRKLWVSSPSSTLASDGLGPLYNARACQSCHIKDGRGHPPEGPQDAAVSMFLRISIPAPSDNEHAAAMAAIEGYLATLPDPVYGSQLQDFGTAGHPSEYRLDVGYEEIEIALSEGETATLRRPTYTAADLGYGPLHPDAMLSPRVANQMIGLGLLEAVPAADILALADPDDADGDGISGRPNIVWSVEFNQPMLGRFGHKAGMPTIREQSASAFAGDIGISTPLFPDLWGDCTATQSECRQSIHGADAGQDGFEVDDHGLDLVTFYSRNLGVPARRGEDAPEVLQGREVFHASGCASCHQPSFVTHRLADQPEQSFQLIWPYTDMLLHDMGEGLADHRPEARATGTEWRTAPLWGIGLTELVSGHATFLHDGRARSLLEAILWHGGEAQAARDRVVTMSAADRAALITYLESL encoded by the coding sequence ATGCCCAACTCAACGCCTTGCCAATGGATCAGGCCGAATAGTCGTGTCGTCCTGTTGGCCCTTTCTCTTGCGGGCGTAACCCCGTGGATCGCCGTGGCACAAGACCTCGGCGATCCGCACCTGACCGTGATCCCACGCACACCCGAAGAAGCTGCCCGGATCGCGGCCGTTACATCCCTTCCCTTGGATTTCTCGGTGACGGGGGCATTCGAAGCGCTACCCGGGGGGGCGGCCACAGTACGCGCCCGAACCACCCCGGACGCCTTTTCCGATCCGTCCGGGAATATCAGTTTCGAGCGTGAACTTGATTTCCGGGTAGGAAATGGCCTCTTCCGCAAGCTTTGGGTGTCTTCGCCGTCTTCGACGCTTGCCTCGGATGGGCTCGGGCCACTTTACAATGCGCGGGCCTGCCAAAGCTGCCACATCAAGGATGGGCGAGGCCACCCACCCGAAGGGCCGCAGGATGCAGCGGTGTCGATGTTCCTCCGCATCTCGATCCCGGCACCGTCGGATAACGAACACGCCGCCGCGATGGCCGCCATCGAAGGCTACCTCGCCACCTTGCCCGACCCAGTTTATGGCAGCCAACTGCAGGATTTCGGGACCGCCGGGCATCCGTCCGAATACCGGCTCGACGTTGGTTATGAAGAGATTGAAATAGCACTGTCCGAAGGCGAAACTGCGACATTACGTCGGCCGACCTACACGGCTGCTGACCTTGGCTACGGCCCATTGCATCCTGATGCGATGCTCAGCCCGCGGGTGGCAAACCAGATGATTGGCCTTGGCTTGCTTGAGGCAGTTCCCGCTGCCGATATTCTTGCGCTGGCCGACCCGGACGATGCCGATGGCGACGGTATCTCGGGACGGCCCAACATCGTCTGGTCGGTGGAGTTCAATCAGCCGATGCTTGGCCGGTTCGGCCACAAGGCGGGGATGCCCACGATCCGCGAACAGTCAGCGTCAGCGTTCGCAGGTGACATCGGCATTTCGACGCCGCTATTTCCCGACTTGTGGGGTGATTGCACGGCAACACAGTCGGAATGCCGACAGTCGATCCACGGCGCTGACGCCGGACAGGACGGGTTCGAGGTCGACGACCATGGCCTTGACCTGGTCACCTTCTACAGCCGAAATCTTGGCGTGCCAGCACGGCGCGGCGAGGACGCCCCGGAGGTTCTGCAAGGCCGCGAAGTGTTCCACGCAAGCGGCTGCGCTTCATGCCATCAGCCCAGCTTTGTGACGCATCGGCTGGCAGATCAGCCTGAACAGAGTTTTCAGTTGATCTGGCCCTACACCGACATGCTGCTGCATGACATGGGCGAAGGTTTGGCTGACCATCGCCCCGAGGCCCGCGCAACCGGCACTGAATGGCGCACCGCACCATTGTGGGGGATCGGTCTGACCGAACTGGTCAGCGGACATGCAACCTTTCTGCACGACGGCCGGGCACGCAGTCTGTTGGAGGCAATTCTTTGGCATGGCGGTGAGGCGCAAGCCGCGCGCGACCGCGTGGTCACGATGTCTGCCGCCGATCGTGCAGCCCTCATCACCTATCTGGAGAGTTTATGA
- the bfr gene encoding bacterioferritin: MKGDAKVIEYLNRAIRAELTAVSQYWLHYRLQEDWGLGHMAKKSREESIEEMQHADRLIARVIFLEGHPNLQKLDPLRIGQTPRETLDCDLAAEQEARALYGEAREYCAQAGDYVTMKLFETLLADEEGHIDFLETQIDLYDKLGAERYAQLNALPMDQAE; this comes from the coding sequence ATGAAGGGCGACGCGAAAGTCATTGAATACCTCAACCGTGCCATCCGTGCCGAACTGACGGCGGTCAGCCAATACTGGTTGCACTACCGGCTGCAAGAGGACTGGGGGCTTGGCCACATGGCCAAGAAAAGCCGCGAAGAAAGCATCGAGGAGATGCAGCACGCTGACAGGTTGATCGCGCGGGTCATCTTCCTCGAGGGGCATCCGAACCTGCAAAAGCTGGACCCGCTGCGCATAGGGCAGACCCCTCGCGAGACGCTGGACTGTGATTTGGCGGCCGAACAGGAGGCGCGGGCGCTTTACGGGGAGGCGCGTGAGTATTGTGCCCAAGCGGGCGACTACGTGACCATGAAGCTGTTTGAGACCCTGCTGGCAGACGAGGAAGGTCACATCGACTTTCTGGAAACGCAGATCGACCTGTACGACAAGCTCGGAGCCGAACGTTATGCCCAACTCAACGCCTTGCCAATGGATCAGGCCGAATAG
- a CDS encoding (2Fe-2S)-binding protein, which produces MIVCHCQSISDRDVHAAIDWMRASDPDTIITPGKIYHALGKAADCGSCMPLFLATMRQNANLEVPMHLRGLRKRHEPTQENPNEGRRESH; this is translated from the coding sequence ATGATCGTCTGCCATTGCCAGTCCATCAGCGACCGGGACGTGCACGCGGCCATCGACTGGATGCGGGCGTCCGATCCCGACACGATCATCACGCCGGGCAAGATCTATCATGCGCTGGGAAAAGCGGCTGACTGCGGATCCTGCATGCCGCTTTTCCTTGCCACCATGCGACAGAATGCCAACCTGGAAGTCCCCATGCACCTTCGTGGCCTGCGCAAGCGCCACGAACCAACACAGGAAAACCCCAATGAAGGGCGACGCGAAAGTCATTGA